One genomic region from Amia ocellicauda isolate fAmiCal2 chromosome 4, fAmiCal2.hap1, whole genome shotgun sequence encodes:
- the emilin3b gene encoding EMILIN-3: protein MKLAFSQVVLHPFLFGVFLSLADAKGTFYGSPYRYNLYKSGPNPHFTPGKPMSRHKNYCAYVVQRNITCTMQDGTSTYVKAEYTKCAWGQKCPVVMYRTFYKPKYKVGYKTVTELEWRCCPGFSGEGCYEGPTSLPDMMPPFKGSMTPPGFKGHPRGHPRGHPDHKSPPTGHLEPMKPFPVGQPIPTGHMPPGHTKAHYAHKFQGLLGERVDRMEEELRRLSQGFDSLNSMVTGLEDSLRLSMREDTNKMLGSLLNTPPRPSDIGVGFGVLPAGSPDGLAGGEDFPGFGDLAGRVTAVKDELTELQGTVLGHDGKLKHLLDSAKGRPSTVISQTAIEELVDSKLAGIRAEILDGFERRFSGLEIQCETRIGEIQRQCHQDHLTGQQQMQQTLDGTETGLKKELGNLQAQIQGLTLTESCCGQVSSLSNRVLLLEEAVKHLTESLRNIQSILHGDVTSIDGRLEDIEARLNSTEKDSADPQGQGSLVIGLDGFKNILDEKLKVLEDRLVAVEQLSNATSPALLEGQAVPALELQAIRRRMEGELDGMQKQLSNLETLCSSGCTQATGDVQKLHTEMEECRDTEKRVSGQLDVHSDFLNRLNSTLQQILAKLAREEEEGSIQGEITLLKINVNSVNRTLKGLRDSVSLFSREVSHANSTWQQQELKIADQVQSIHQLVGRQASQLSLSERRLHQLKGELQGLKHRLYGEVQGCKNTALGVQREVTLVDGRVTQVEGLCGNLGDLAEDLERIRAELESHSNSYLSQMNGTISNHSSQLVELKEGLKDCLNKTGEAETRGDH, encoded by the exons aAACTATTGTGCATATGTCGTCCAGAGGAATATCACATGCACGATGCAGGATGGGACTTCTACCTACGTCAAGGCCGAATACACCAAGTGTGCCTGGGGGCAGAAATGCCCAGTGGTCAT GTATCGGACTTTCTACAAGCCCAAATACAAGGTTGGCTACAAGACAGTGACGGAGCTGGAGTGGAGGTGCTGCCCTGGCTTCTCAGGGGAGGGCTGCTACGAGGGTCCCACGTCTCTCCCGGACATGATGCCTCCCTTCAAGGGCTCCATGACTCCCCCGGGCTTCAAGGGGCACCCCCGGGGACACCCCAGAGGACACCCCGACCACAAGTCTCCCCCCACTGGGCACCTCGAGCCAATGAAGCCCTTCCCGGTTGGACAGCCCATCCCTACGGGGCACATGCCACCTGGCCACACGAAAGCTCACTATG CTCACAAGTTCCAGGGTCTCCTGGGGGAGCGCGTGGACCgaatggaggaggagctgcggCGGCTGTCCCAGGGCTTCGACTCGCTCAACAGCATGGTGACTggcctggaggacagcctgcgcCTGTCCATGCGTGAAGACACCAACAAAATGCTGGGCTCCTTGCTCAACACCCCTCCTCGCCCCTCCGACATCGGCGTGGGCTTCGGAGTCCTTCCTGCCGGCTCCCCCGATGGCCTGGCGGGAGGGGAGGATTTCCCTGGATTTGGGGACCTGGCAGGGAGGGTGACGGCGGTGAAAGACGAGCTGACCGAACTCCAAGGCACGGTGTTGGGCCACGATGGGAAGCTGAAGCACCTGCTGGACTCTGCCAAAGGGAGACCCTCTACTGTGATCTCCCAGACTGCCATAGAGGAGCTTGTGGATTCAAAGCTGGCAGGGATACGGGCCGAGATCCTCGACGGCTTCGAGAGGCGCTTCTCTGGGCTGGAGATTCAGTGTGAGACCCGCATTGGGGAGATCCAGCGCCAGTGTCATCAGGACCATCTCACCGGGCAGCAGCAGATGCAGCAGACTCTGGATGGAACAGAGACTGGCCTGAAGAAGGAGCTAGGAAACCTGCAGGCACAGATTCAGGGCCTGACATTGACAGAGAGCTGCTGTGGCCAAGTGTCCAGCCTGTCGAACCGGGTCCTGCTGCTGGAGGAAGCAGTGAAGCACCTGAccgaatcactaagaaacattCAGTCCATATTGCATGGGGATGTCACTTCGATTGATGGACGTCTGGAAGATATAGAAGCCAGGTTGAATTCTACTGAGAAAGACAGTGCTGATCCCCAGGGGCAGGGGAGCTTGGTTATTGGCCTGGATGGATTCAAGAACATTCTGGATGAGAAGTTGAAGGTTCTGGAGGATCGTCTCGTCGCGGTCGAGCAGCTCAGTAACGCCACCTCCCCAGCTCTTCTTGAAGGTCAGGCTGTTCCTGCACTAGAGCTGCAGGCCATTCGAAGGCGGATGGAGGGCGAGCTGGATGGCATGCAGAAGCAACTGTCTAACCTGGAGACCCTGTGCTCCTCTGGCTGCACACAGGCCACCGGGGATGTGCAGAAGCTGCACACAGAGATGGAGGAGTGCCGGGACACGGAGAAGAGAGTGTCTGGACAACTGGATGTGCACTCCGACTTCTTGAACCGGCTCAACAGCACGCTGCAGCAGATCTTGGCCAAGCTGGcgagggaggaagaggaaggctcCATCCAGGGCGAGATCACGCTCCTAAAGATCAACGTCAACTCCGTCAACCGCACCCTCAAGGGCCTGCGGGACTCTGTGAGCCTGTTTTCTCGGGAGGTGAGCCACGCTAATTCCACCTGGCAGCAGCAGGAGCTCAAGATAGCAGACCAGGTACAGAGTATCCACCAGCTGGTAGGGAGACAAGCCTCCCAGCTGAGCCTCAGCGAGCGCCGGCTCCACCAGCTGAAGGGGGAGCTGCAGGGCCTGAAGCACCGGCTGTACGGAGAGGTACAGGGCTGCAAGAACACGGCGCTGGGGGTGCAGAGGGAGGTCACCCTGGTGGACGGCCGAGTGACGCAGGTAGAGGGGCTCTGTGGAAACCTGGGGGACTTGGCAGAGGACCTGGAGAGGATCCGGGCGGAGCTGGAGAGCCACTCCAACAGTTACCTCTCGCAGATGAACGGGACCATTTCCAACCACTCGAGTCAGCTAGTGGAGCTGAAAGAAGGACTTAAAGACTGCCTCAACAAAACGGGGGAAGCAGAAACAAGAGGAGATCATTAA